A segment of the Larus michahellis unplaced genomic scaffold, bLarMic1.1 SCAFFOLD_34, whole genome shotgun sequence genome:
ttcacagaagaactggtccagggcattgccctggcagaggggtagggaaaatgtattggccgtgtgcaggagagcatggagaaacccactgccccaggcagctgctgccatgtggacacaagctctgctgcccaggagggtcccgtagtgcaggggtttgcagatggcaacgtagcggtcataggccatgacagtgagaagataaaactctgctgcagcacagaaaaagaaaaaaaacacctgtgtaacacatcctttgtaggaaatggccctggtgtcccacagggaactggccatggatttggggacagtggtggagatggagcccaggtcaagaacagagaggttgaggaggaagaagtacatgggggtgtggaggcggtggtcacaggcgatggtggtgatgatgaggccgttgcccaggagggcagccaggtagatgcccaggaagagcccgaagtgcaagagctgcagctcccgtgtgtctgcgaatgccaggaggaggaactgggtgatggagctgctgttggacatttggtgCCTTTTGGTGTGCagcactgaacaaggaggaaaggccagtgagaagttaggggagacttttctgagaaaaatcaacaccagttctcatacctcacactctgcactgcttttccatttctatcagatcttc
Coding sequences within it:
- the LOC141737344 gene encoding olfactory receptor 14J1-like, whose translation is MSNSSSITQFLLLAFADTRELQLLHFGLFLGIYLAALLGNGLIITTIACDHRLHTPMYFFLLNLSVLDLGSISTTVPKSMASSLWDTRAISYKGCVTQVFFFFFCAAAEFYLLTVMAYDRYVAICKPLHYGTLLGSRACVHMAAAAWGSGFLHALLHTANTFSLPLCQGNALDQFFCEIPQILKLSCSHTDSLREVGLLVVSVCLGFGCFVFIVLSYVQIFRAVLRIPSEQGRHKAFSTCLPHLAVVSLFISTGIFAYLKPPSISSPVLDLVLAVLYSVVPPALNPLIYSMRNQELKDALWKLMTR